The following are from one region of the Schistocerca cancellata isolate TAMUIC-IGC-003103 chromosome 11, iqSchCanc2.1, whole genome shotgun sequence genome:
- the LOC126108809 gene encoding E3 SUMO-protein ligase ZBED1-like has product MLQAAYTAAKEKVVDKLSAAKTVCLTTDCWTSAANEGYMAVTGHFVSEDFTLQSVLLGCSQLSDTHTAANLSASLIGMTDNFRLTDKVLLVVTDNAPNIKNAVSAVLWWKHFGCYAHTLNLIVQNALKHFVSIQQKVKTIVAFFKRSCKATERLLTYQQNNGAGHVKKLVQEVPTRWNSTLCMLERIVEIKDAVKTSLVLFTVDFQQLTDEEWNICSELCSVLKPFAQVSTQLSAESYPTGSQVIVLTRGLLSVCAELLKRPFNSVTRTIIEELTTGLKVHFHNVEMSKFIGVATLLDPRFKSLVFESRVAADNAKKQLIELVAEKMGDRRLTNTGQSHETMSTSTTTYPLSVWGVYDAIVKSTQPQGTLSQLLLWKYKGTWTAQLLVEVRIHWHGGVKINIFSQILLKW; this is encoded by the exons ATGCTGCAAGCAGCATACACAGCAGCAAAGGAGAAAGTGGTAGACAAACTGTCAGCTGCGAAGACAGTTTGTTTGACCACAGATTGTTGGACATCGGCAGCAAATGAAGGTTACATGGCGGTGACAGGGCATTTTGTGTCTGAAGATTTCACCTTGCAATCGGTGTTGTTAGGATGTTCCCAATTGTCTGATACACATACTGCTGCGAATCTGTCGGCATCTCTAATAGGCATGACAGATAACTTCAGGCTGACAGACAAAGTTTTGCTGGTTGTGACGGATAATGCACCAAATATTAAAAATGCAGTGTCCGCCGTTTTATGGTGGAAACACTTTGGGTGCTATGCACATACACTAAATCTTATTGTGCAGAATGCACTAAAACATTTTGTGTCAATTCAGCAGAAAGTCAAAACTATTGTAGCATTCTTCAAGAGAAGCTGCAAGGCAACAGAAAGACTGCTGACATACCAACAAAATAATGGGGCAGGTCATGTTAAAAAACTGGTGCAGGAGGTGCCAACAAGGTGGAACTCTACTCTGTGTATGTTGGAGCGAATAGTTGAAATTAAAGATGCTGTGAAGACTTCACTTGTACTATTCACAGTTGATTTTCAACAACTGACAGACGAGGAATGGAACATCTGCTCAGAACTCTGCTCTGTGTTGAAGCCATTTGCACAGGTTTCAACACAGCTTAGTGCTGAGTCATATCCTACTGGCAGCCAA GTTATTGTTCTGACAAGAGGATTATTATCAGtgtgtgcagaacttttgaaaagGCCATTTAACAGTGTGACAAGGACTATcattgaagaattaacaacagGCCTGAAGGTCCATTTCCACAATGTAGAGATGAGCAAATTTATAGGAGTAGCCACTCTACTAGATCCACGCTTTAAATCTCTTGTGTTTGAAAGCCGAGTTGCAGCAGATAATGCAAAGAAACAGCTTATTGAACTAGTAGCGGAAAAGATGGGTGACAGAAGACTGACAAACACAGGCCAGAGCCATGAAACTATGTCAACTTCAACCACCACTTATCCCTTGTCAGTATGGGGTGTCTATGATGCAATTGTAAAATCAACACAGCCCCAGGGCACCCTCAGTCAGTTGCTATTGTGGAAGTACAAAGGTACATGGACAGCCCAGTTATTAGTAGAAGTGAGGATCCACTGGCATGGTGGCGTGAAAATCAATATATTTTCCCAAATATTGCTAAAGTGGTGA